Proteins found in one Magnolia sinica isolate HGM2019 chromosome 5, MsV1, whole genome shotgun sequence genomic segment:
- the LOC131245039 gene encoding uncharacterized protein LOC131245039 isoform X2 produces MSNLCHCLSLPSPSISRVRVSSRSKTLSSLSKSLRSVGSPLTSSNKAADAIFRLRREPWTVPWTAETIIQVMLLWIASFWLVGSWIIPFLAHAAGFGKESLTHRGQALYSLLTDVAEGLAGIAILHRCLARFRPLPADWFRFSLRGNWQFDVGLGCLMFPLVNLLSQVNIDLLPQLPASPISASSVEQSIVARDPVAMALYVVVVSVCAPVWEEIVFRGFLLPSLTRYMPMWCSILVSAVAFALAHFNAQRLLPLVFLGVVMGTVFARSRNLFASMLLHSLWNGFVFLDLMK; encoded by the exons ATGTCTAACCTCTGCCATTGCCTGTCCCTCCCTTCTCCTTCCAtctctagggttagggtttccagCCGTTCCAAAACCCTATCTTCCTTAAGCAAGAGCTTACGCAGTGTCGGATCTCCTTTGACGAGTTCAAACAAG GCAGCTGATGCAATCTTCAGATTACGGAGGGAACCCTGGACAGTACCATGGACAGCAGAAACCATTATTCAG GTTATGCTCCTCTGGATTGCTTCCTTCTGGTTGGTAGGATCCTGGATAATTCCATTTTTAGCCCATGCTGCTGGTTTTGGCAAAGAATCTTTGACGCACAGAGGTCAAGCTCTTTACAGCCTCTTGACAGACGTGGCAGAAGGTCTTGCAGGGATTGCGATCCTCCACCGCTGCCTTGCCAGATTCCGGCCTCTTCCTGCTGATTGGTTCCGATTCAGCCTCAGAGGAAATTGGCAATTTGATGTTGGTTTAGGGTGCCTGATGTTCCCTTTGGTCAACCTGCTATCACAGGTGAACATTGATCTGTTGCCACAGTTGCCCGCTTCTCCCATCAGTGCATCGAGCGTGGAGCAATCGATTGTGGCACGTGACCCAGTGGCAATGGCCCTGTATGTGGTGGTTGTGTCAGTGTGTGCGCCTGTGTGGGAGGAGATTGTGTTCAGGGGATTTCTCCTGCCTTCCTTGACCAGATACATGCCAATGTGGTGCTCAATCTTGGTTAGTGCAGTGGCTTTTGCGTTGGCACATTTCAATGCACAGAGGCTGCTGCCGCTTGTGTTCCTTGGAGTGGTGATGGGCACTGTATTTGCACGCTCGAGGAATTTGTTCGCGTCGATGCTCTTGCATAGCCTTTGGAATGGTTTTGTCTTCCTGGATCTGATGAAATGA
- the LOC131245039 gene encoding uncharacterized protein LOC131245039 isoform X1: MSNLCHCLSLPSPSISRVRVSSRSKTLSSLSKSLRSVGSPLTSSNKKWRFSCFIPQEPSSGAGHPDFMGNKSRSELSKPELDSDQSKAEGNRRWIPNLSKAADAIFRLRREPWTVPWTAETIIQVMLLWIASFWLVGSWIIPFLAHAAGFGKESLTHRGQALYSLLTDVAEGLAGIAILHRCLARFRPLPADWFRFSLRGNWQFDVGLGCLMFPLVNLLSQVNIDLLPQLPASPISASSVEQSIVARDPVAMALYVVVVSVCAPVWEEIVFRGFLLPSLTRYMPMWCSILVSAVAFALAHFNAQRLLPLVFLGVVMGTVFARSRNLFASMLLHSLWNGFVFLDLMK; this comes from the exons ATGTCTAACCTCTGCCATTGCCTGTCCCTCCCTTCTCCTTCCAtctctagggttagggtttccagCCGTTCCAAAACCCTATCTTCCTTAAGCAAGAGCTTACGCAGTGTCGGATCTCCTTTGACGAGTTCAAACAAG AAATGGAGATTTTCTTGCTTTATACCACAAGAGCCTTCTTCGGGCGCCGGCCATCCCGACTTTATGGGAAACAAGTCTCGTAGTGAATTGAGTAAGCCTGAATTGGATTCAGACCAATCGAAGGCAGAAGGCAACAGGAGGTGGATTCCGAATCTTAGTAAG GCAGCTGATGCAATCTTCAGATTACGGAGGGAACCCTGGACAGTACCATGGACAGCAGAAACCATTATTCAG GTTATGCTCCTCTGGATTGCTTCCTTCTGGTTGGTAGGATCCTGGATAATTCCATTTTTAGCCCATGCTGCTGGTTTTGGCAAAGAATCTTTGACGCACAGAGGTCAAGCTCTTTACAGCCTCTTGACAGACGTGGCAGAAGGTCTTGCAGGGATTGCGATCCTCCACCGCTGCCTTGCCAGATTCCGGCCTCTTCCTGCTGATTGGTTCCGATTCAGCCTCAGAGGAAATTGGCAATTTGATGTTGGTTTAGGGTGCCTGATGTTCCCTTTGGTCAACCTGCTATCACAGGTGAACATTGATCTGTTGCCACAGTTGCCCGCTTCTCCCATCAGTGCATCGAGCGTGGAGCAATCGATTGTGGCACGTGACCCAGTGGCAATGGCCCTGTATGTGGTGGTTGTGTCAGTGTGTGCGCCTGTGTGGGAGGAGATTGTGTTCAGGGGATTTCTCCTGCCTTCCTTGACCAGATACATGCCAATGTGGTGCTCAATCTTGGTTAGTGCAGTGGCTTTTGCGTTGGCACATTTCAATGCACAGAGGCTGCTGCCGCTTGTGTTCCTTGGAGTGGTGATGGGCACTGTATTTGCACGCTCGAGGAATTTGTTCGCGTCGATGCTCTTGCATAGCCTTTGGAATGGTTTTGTCTTCCTGGATCTGATGAAATGA
- the LOC131245039 gene encoding uncharacterized protein LOC131245039 isoform X3 gives MGNKSRSELSKPELDSDQSKAEGNRRWIPNLSKAADAIFRLRREPWTVPWTAETIIQVMLLWIASFWLVGSWIIPFLAHAAGFGKESLTHRGQALYSLLTDVAEGLAGIAILHRCLARFRPLPADWFRFSLRGNWQFDVGLGCLMFPLVNLLSQVNIDLLPQLPASPISASSVEQSIVARDPVAMALYVVVVSVCAPVWEEIVFRGFLLPSLTRYMPMWCSILVSAVAFALAHFNAQRLLPLVFLGVVMGTVFARSRNLFASMLLHSLWNGFVFLDLMK, from the exons ATGGGAAACAAGTCTCGTAGTGAATTGAGTAAGCCTGAATTGGATTCAGACCAATCGAAGGCAGAAGGCAACAGGAGGTGGATTCCGAATCTTAGTAAG GCAGCTGATGCAATCTTCAGATTACGGAGGGAACCCTGGACAGTACCATGGACAGCAGAAACCATTATTCAG GTTATGCTCCTCTGGATTGCTTCCTTCTGGTTGGTAGGATCCTGGATAATTCCATTTTTAGCCCATGCTGCTGGTTTTGGCAAAGAATCTTTGACGCACAGAGGTCAAGCTCTTTACAGCCTCTTGACAGACGTGGCAGAAGGTCTTGCAGGGATTGCGATCCTCCACCGCTGCCTTGCCAGATTCCGGCCTCTTCCTGCTGATTGGTTCCGATTCAGCCTCAGAGGAAATTGGCAATTTGATGTTGGTTTAGGGTGCCTGATGTTCCCTTTGGTCAACCTGCTATCACAGGTGAACATTGATCTGTTGCCACAGTTGCCCGCTTCTCCCATCAGTGCATCGAGCGTGGAGCAATCGATTGTGGCACGTGACCCAGTGGCAATGGCCCTGTATGTGGTGGTTGTGTCAGTGTGTGCGCCTGTGTGGGAGGAGATTGTGTTCAGGGGATTTCTCCTGCCTTCCTTGACCAGATACATGCCAATGTGGTGCTCAATCTTGGTTAGTGCAGTGGCTTTTGCGTTGGCACATTTCAATGCACAGAGGCTGCTGCCGCTTGTGTTCCTTGGAGTGGTGATGGGCACTGTATTTGCACGCTCGAGGAATTTGTTCGCGTCGATGCTCTTGCATAGCCTTTGGAATGGTTTTGTCTTCCTGGATCTGATGAAATGA